In Dioscorea cayenensis subsp. rotundata cultivar TDr96_F1 chromosome 13, TDr96_F1_v2_PseudoChromosome.rev07_lg8_w22 25.fasta, whole genome shotgun sequence, the sequence tttatttttaacaatctCTTAAATGGTTCTTTTGACAATCCTTGAATGGCTGGCATTAgtataaaaaatgaaagaaaaaaaaaatgtatggcTAATCAAATTCATCTCATCCACAGGAAAGAAATATcacaaatccaataaaaaccaaaccactaaaaaaataaaaatttaatcccaaactccaaataataattaaaactaatattattaataataaaaaataatacaacataAAAAGAATTCCAACGCATGAATCAAATATGTATATGCAATCGAAGGAACTCAATTTATCTATCAACAGAACCCAAATGCTCatcaacaaaaatcaataataataataaacattacaACACCAATTCAATCATAAATCCCCAAAATAAATTACAGCTCAATAATTCCACAATAATTTTCATCTCTATGAGATCATCGCAACGGCCAAGATCGCTGCGCCCAGCATCGAGATCAGCGCACTTCCCATCATCCTCATCGCTCCactctaaaaatttatttattttttaaatagtcaattaattaattttaaaattaatattttgatttaaaaatatgaaaaataggaaagaaGGGAAAAGCGGGGGTGAGCTTACCGTGTCGCTGGCTTCGGCGGGGGAGGCGGGGCCAGGGGAGGAGGCATCGGGGGCGCCGGCGGGAGACTTGGGGACTGCACCGGCGGGAGACGGAGATGGAGTAgagcccttcttcttcttcaatggctTCGTCTTGCTCGGCGCTGGGGCGGGGACGTCGGACGGGATTGGGGTGGCAGCAGCGGGGACGGGGGCGGGAGGGGAGCTGACCGGTGCGGGGGTCGGCGGGGAGTGACAGGTGCCGGAGTCGGAGGGGTTTTGGTTGGCGGTGCAGCGACGGGAGCGGGAGTGGGTGGGGTTTTGGTTGGCGGTGCGGCGACGGGAGCGGCGGTGGGTGGGGTTTTGGTCGGTGGTGCGGCAACAGGGGCAGTGACTGGGGCGGCGACGGGGAAACagggggtggtggtggtggggggTTAGAAGGAGgagaggaagtgggggaagGGGTGGTGGGTTTGGATGGAGGGGAAGCGGTGGCGGCTGATGGGGAAGCGGCGGGGGATTGCGCGACGGCGGCGGCGATCGTGAGGGCGAGCATTGCGAACGCGAGAGTGGCTCGTCGGAGATCCATCGATGCTTCGAGAGAGATGGAGTGAAGGAGGAGTGAATGGGGGAGTCACAAGAAGGGGCGGTGAGAATAAATAGGCGAGTGACGCGACCCTACGCGGTTTGGGAGAGTATTGGCCGAACGATTGGATCCAGATGGCAGAGAAGGATGATCGCGAGGTAAAATGGACGGTGGATGTTTGGGGGGTGATGACAGACTGGCAGTGGGACCCGTGAAGAGAGAAGGGGCATGTGAACGTTGGTTCATTGGTTTTCGGGGTTTGGGTTGGCGTTTTGGCGCCACTCGCCACCGTCGTACATGGGAcccactttttctttttgaatttttcatttttcaccctcttttaatatatatttcattttcccctggtaattttgaaaatttacttGGGATTGTCAATCATGTGTGTTTTTTAAGAATatgggttttgatttttttttttttttatttctggttattgtaaattataatttttttttaaatatgaaattttaatcAACTCTTATTTTTGGTAAAGTTTAAGTAAGATGAAGGTAAAAAATTTTGTTGACCTTGTGAGTGCATTTTACatctgtatttattttttatttaaattttatatagaaaTGCTTGTTGCCtgatgttaaaaaattatatattatataattttattgtaaCTTTTTGATGAAGTTGGAAGGGAAAAATGAAAGGTTAGGGTGTTCTAATTTGTGAAAAGAGAAGGGGGTTAAAAGACAATTTTGGATTAAGCCGTAAAAGTACCATTCTTTGTGGAAGAGTAAATCTGATACCTCGT encodes:
- the LOC120274797 gene encoding vegetative cell wall protein gp1-like — translated: MDLRRATLAFAMLALTIAAAVAQSPAASPSAATASPPSKPTTPSPTSSPPSNPPPPPPPVSPSPPQSLPLLPHHRPKPHPPPLPSPHRQPKPHPLPLPSLHRQPKPLRLRHLSLPADPRTGQLPSRPRPRCCHPNPVRRPRPSAEQDEAIEEEEGLYSISVSRRCSPQVSRRRPRCLLPWPRLPRRSQRHEWSDEDDGKCADLDAGRSDLGRCDDLIEMKIIVELLSCNLFWGFMIELVL